Proteins found in one Pocillopora verrucosa isolate sample1 chromosome 12, ASM3666991v2, whole genome shotgun sequence genomic segment:
- the LOC136277135 gene encoding RING finger and CHY zinc finger domain-containing protein 1-like, which produces MYMYVYLLVRSHCKDCGIKFGRYYCEICHLFDDTEKGQFHCSGCGICRVGGKENFFHCDRCDMCLGIQLKDSHKCVEKSSRSDCPICYEDIHTSRIPAHVPSCGHLLHSSCFTKLLESGRYACPICNKSLINMTRMWRTLDLEISQTPMPEEYREFYVLVLCRDCNKKSKVKFHVLGLKCMECGSYNTSREGEEGVPVVPRPAIGDPAADNEDGWETEEEEEIVGGEEEPAANGNETRQQQDDSISDELNIADVVINVDGDRDSILPLD; this is translated from the exons atgtacatgtatgtatatctcttg GTCAGATCCCACTGTAAAGACTGTGGGATAAAATTTGGACGATACTATTGTGAGATCTGCCACTTGTTTGATGATACAGAGAAGGGGCAGTTTCATTGCAGTGGTTGTGGAATTTGCAG AGTTGGTGGAAAAGAGAACTTCTTCCACTGTGATCGATGTGACATGTGCCTTGGAATTCAGCTGAAGGACTCGCATAAG TGCGTTGAAAAGAGTTCACGGTCTGATTGTCCCATTTGCTATGAG GATATTCACACCTCAAGAATACCAGCACATGTACCTTCATGCGGGCATCTACTTCACAG CTCCTGCTTCACCAAGTTGCTGGAGTCAGG GAGGTATGCTTGCCCAATATGTAACAAGTCCCTTATTAATATGACCCGCATGTGGCGCACACTAGATCTTGAGATATCTCAGACACCCATGCCAGAGGAGTATAGGGAGTTCTATGTACTG GTTCTCTGTCGCGATTGTAATAAG aaaagcaaagtaaaatttcatgTTCTCGGCTTGAAGTGCATGGAGTGTGGTTCCTACAACACGAGCAGAGAGGGTGAGGAGGGTGTCCCTGTGGTACCCAGACCTGCCATAGGTGACCCAGCTGCAGATAACGAGGATGGCTGggaaacagaagaagaagaggaaattgTAGGAGGAGAGGAAGAACCTGCAGCAAATGGAAATGAAACACGACAACAACAAGACGACAGTATAAGTGATGAACTGAATATAGCAGATGTTGTGATAAATGTAGACGGTGACAGGGACAGTATTCTGCCTTTAGACTGA
- the LOC136277136 gene encoding G-protein-signaling modulator 2-like: protein MKIRDKKGEADARTNLGKVLYSLGEYQKAKEYLEKALAIYMEIRDKKGEADASTNLGEVLRSLGEYQKAEEYLEKALAIYMEIRDKKGEAHDRTNLGEESCYVHSANIRRLKKRNFEKALAIYMEIRDKKGEADARTNLGEVLRSLGEYQKAEEYTEKALAIFMEIRDKKGEAVARTNLGEVLRSLGEYQKAEEYLEKALAIYMEIRDKKGEAVARTNLGAVLHSLGEYQKTKEYLRKHLPST, encoded by the exons atgaaaattagagacaagaagggagaagcagacgctcgcacaaacctaggaaAGGTGCTATattcactcggtgaatatcagaaggctaaagaatatcttgagaaagcacttgccatctacatggaaattagagacaagaagggagaagcagacgctagcacaaacctaggagaggTGTTACGTtcacttggcgaatatcagaaggctgaagaatatcttgagaaagcacttgccatctacatggaaattagagacaagaagggagaagcacacgatcgcacaaacctaggagag gagagTTGTTACGTTCactcggcgaatatcagaaggctgaagaaaagaaattttgagaaagcacttgccatctacatggaaattagagacaagaagggagaagcagacgctcgcacaaacctaggagaggTGTTACGTTCactcggcgaatatcagaaggctgaagaatatactgagaaagcacttgccatctttatggaaattagagacaagaagggagaagcagtcgctcgcacaaacctaggagaggTGTTGCGTtcacttggcgaatatcagaaggctgaagaatatcttgagaaagcacttgccatctacatggaaattagagacaagaagggagaagcagtcgctcgcacaaacctaggagcggtgttgcattcactcggtgaatatcagaagacTAAAGAATatttgagaaagcacttgccatctacatga
- the LOC136277137 gene encoding G-protein-signaling modulator 2-like: protein MKIRDKKGEADARTNLGEVLRSLGEYQKAKEYLRKHLPSTWKLETRGGEADARTNLGEVLRSLGEYQKAEEYSEKALAIFMEIRDKKGEADAHTNLGAMFIHSVNIRRLKNILRKYLPSTWKLEKEGRSRRSHKPREVLNRLGEYQKAKEYFEKALAIYMQIKNKEGEAGARGKLGAVLHSLGEYQKAKEYNEKALAIFMDIRDKRGRSRRSHKPRRGVTFTWRISEG, encoded by the coding sequence atgaaaattagagacaagaagggagaagcagacgctcgcacaaacctaggagaggTGTTACGTTCactcggcgaatatcagaaggctaaagaatatttgagaaagcacttgccatctacatggaaattagagacaagagggggagaagcagacgctcgcacaaacctaggagaggTGTTACGTTCactcggcgaatatcagaaggctgaagaatatagtgagaaagcacttgccatctttatggaaattagagacaagaagggagaagcagacgCTCACACAAACCTAGGAGCAATGTTTattcactcggtgaatatcagaaggctaaagaacaTTTTGAGAAAGTACTTGCCATCTACATGGAAATTGGAgaaagaagggagaagcagacgctcgcacaaacctagaGAGGTGTTAAATCgacttggcgaatatcagaaggctaaagaatattttgagaaagcacttgccatctacatgcaaataaaaaacaaggaGGGAGAAGCAGGCGCTCGCGGAAAGCTAGGAGCGGTGTTACATTCacttggtgaatatcagaaggctaaagaatataatgagaaagcacttgccatcttcaTGGACATTAGAGACAAAAGGGGGAGAAGCagacgctcgcacaaacctaggaggGGTGTTACGTTtacttggcgaatatcagaaggctaa